Proteins from a genomic interval of Amphiura filiformis chromosome 9, Afil_fr2py, whole genome shotgun sequence:
- the LOC140161042 gene encoding uncharacterized protein: MYTHLPAFTSLILIALCLLLGVTSQTSQSETCNSCCQGPAGIPGIPGNGVPGSPGNNGLPGRDGLKGDRGDTGSVGPASERGLAGPQGPSGEMGQPGPSGPRGLPGKVGPNGMRGSPGLAGQPGPTGEKGSNGTAPETRQSAFTVIKTSSQTVSSDVVLKFDTVETNIGNHYDSSSHKFTCLFPGTYVFTWTIAENGNNPQIGLVKDGRKIANAYANGSGFHQSSITLVLQMDTGNQVWLSGGFGTVYSDSGGNYSTFAGFLLYGI, from the coding sequence ATGTACACACATCTACCAGCCTTCACATCCCTGATCCTAATTGCACTGTGTCTCTTGTTGGGAGTCACGTCACAAACCAGCCAATCAGAGACCTGTAATTCTTGCTGCCAAGGCCCTGCAGGCATCCCCGGTATACCCGGTAATGGAGTTCCCGGCTCTCCAGGCAACAACGGCCTACCCGGAAGAGATGGATTGAAAGGAGATCGCGGTGACACAGGAAGTGTTGGACCTGCCAGTGAAAGGGGCCTTGCCGGCCCCCAGGGCCCAAGCGGTGAGATGGGACAGCCCGGGCCTTCTGGACCGAGAGGTTTACCTGGAAAAGTTGGGCCAAACGGAATGCGAGGAAGTCCGGGGCTTGCCGGTCAACCAGGACCAACCGGTGAGAAGGGCAGTAACGGCACAGCACCGGAAACAAGACAATCAGCTTTTACAGTCATAAAAACATCTTCTCAAACTGTAAGTTCAGACGTAGTGTTAAAATTTGAcacagttgaaacaaacatcggCAACCATTatgattcatcaagtcataaatTTACGTGCCTATTCCCAGGTACCTATGTTTTTACATGGACCATTGCAGAAAATGGTAACAACCCACAGATTGGACTGGTGAAAGATGGGAGAAAAATTGCAAATGCATATGCTAATGGTTCTGGTTTTCATCAGTCGTCAATTACGCTTGTACTGCAGATGGACACAGGCAACCAGGTGTGGTTAAGTGGTGGATTTGGTACAGTGTATAGTGATAGTGGTGGCAATTATAGTACATTTGCTGGATTTCTCCTTTATGGTATTTGA